The following proteins are encoded in a genomic region of Deltaproteobacteria bacterium GWC2_65_14:
- a CDS encoding tRNA (adenosine(37)-N6)-threonylcarbamoyltransferase complex ATPase subunit type 1 TsaE, whose product MELQSRSESDTLEIAGALGSLLGPGDVVALTGDLGAGKTVFCKGIGEALGIPAARITSPSFTIVTEHPGGRMPFRHVDVYRLASEREAEEIGLEETFGGEGACAVEWAERIETLLPTGSIRVTLLVSDEREEWRRITVEAGESPRIRSFLSRIEPFVLGG is encoded by the coding sequence ATCGAACTGCAATCCCGTTCGGAATCCGACACCCTCGAGATCGCCGGGGCGCTCGGATCTTTGCTGGGGCCGGGAGACGTCGTGGCGCTCACGGGCGACCTGGGCGCCGGGAAGACCGTCTTCTGCAAGGGGATCGGGGAGGCGCTCGGCATCCCCGCCGCGCGGATCACAAGCCCCAGCTTCACGATCGTGACGGAGCATCCGGGAGGCAGGATGCCGTTCCGGCACGTGGACGTCTACCGGCTCGCTTCCGAGCGGGAGGCGGAGGAGATCGGGCTGGAGGAGACGTTCGGGGGGGAGGGAGCCTGCGCGGTGGAGTGGGCCGAGAGGATCGAAACCCTGTTGCCAACCGGAAGCATACGCGTTACATTGCTTGTTTCGGACGAACGGGAGGAGTGGCGCCGGATCACGGTGGAGGCGGGGGAATCCCCGCGGATCCGCTCCTTCCTGTCCCGCATCGAACCCTTTGTCCTGGGAGGTTAG